One window of the Prinia subflava isolate CZ2003 ecotype Zambia chromosome 1, Cam_Psub_1.2, whole genome shotgun sequence genome contains the following:
- the RNF138 gene encoding E3 ubiquitin-protein ligase RNF138 isoform X3, with protein MVFPVPFRTRTVVFCRKCFLTAIRESGTHCPLCRGSVTKKERTYPKRALDVENSMKKASGGCRCCEKQVRFSWMRQHYKTCKKYQDEYGVSSIIPNLQISQDATGNSSRSDAISDTGEMANNQILQGETSGHPTFKCPLCQEANFTRQRLLDHCNNRHLYQIVPVICPICVSLPWADTNQVTRNLVSHLNLRHRFDYGEFVNLQLDEEAQYQNAVQESCHVNF; from the exons ATGGTTTTCCCCGTTCCTTTTCGAACAAGGACGGTAGT GTTTTGCAGGAAGTGCTTCTTGACAGCTATAAGAGAAAGTGGAACACATTGTCCTCTCTGCCGGGGGAGCGTGACTAAAAAAGAAAGAACGTATCCCAAAAGGGCTCTAGATGTTGAAAACAGTATGAAGAAAGCTTCTGGGGGCTGTAGATGCTGTGAGAAGCAG gttaGATTTTCATGGATGAGACAGCATTATAAAACATGTAAGAAGTATCAGGATGAATATGGTGTTTCTTCAATTATTCCAAACTTACAGATTTCCCAAGATGCAACAGGGAACAG TAGCAGGAGTGATGCAATATCTGATACTGGTGAGATGGCTAATAATCAAATACTTCAAGGAGAAACAAG TGGACACCCAACCTTCAAATGCCCCCTGTGTCAGGAAGCCAATTTTACCAGACAGCGCTTGCTAGATCACTGTAACAATAGACATCTTTATCAGATCGTTCCTGTG ATCTGTCCTATTTGTGTATCTCTTCCTTGGGCAGATACTAACCAGGTTACTAGAAATCTTGTTAGCCATCTAAATCTAAGACACCGGTTTGACTACGGAGAATTTGTG aaTCTTCAGCTTGATGAAGAAGCTCAATACCAAAATGCAGTTCAAGAATCCTGTCATGTGAACTTTTAA
- the RNF138 gene encoding E3 ubiquitin-protein ligase RNF138 isoform X2, giving the protein MAEGAAAAPACFSEDDFYCPVCQEVFKTPVRTANCQHVFCRKCFLTAIRESGTHCPLCRGSVTKKERTYPKRALDVENSMKKASGGCRCCEKQVRFSWMRQHYKTCKKYQDEYGVSSIIPNLQISQDATGNSRSDAISDTGEMANNQILQGETSGHPTFKCPLCQEANFTRQRLLDHCNNRHLYQIVPVICPICVSLPWADTNQVTRNLVSHLNLRHRFDYGEFVNLQLDEEAQYQNAVQESCHVNF; this is encoded by the exons ATGGCCGAGGGGgccgcggcggccccggcgtGCTTCAGCGAGGATGATTTTTACTGCCCGGTGTGCCAGGAGGTGTTCAAAACGCCCGTGAGGACCGCCAACTGCCAGCACGT GTTTTGCAGGAAGTGCTTCTTGACAGCTATAAGAGAAAGTGGAACACATTGTCCTCTCTGCCGGGGGAGCGTGACTAAAAAAGAAAGAACGTATCCCAAAAGGGCTCTAGATGTTGAAAACAGTATGAAGAAAGCTTCTGGGGGCTGTAGATGCTGTGAGAAGCAG gttaGATTTTCATGGATGAGACAGCATTATAAAACATGTAAGAAGTATCAGGATGAATATGGTGTTTCTTCAATTATTCCAAACTTACAGATTTCCCAAGATGCAACAGGGAACAG CAGGAGTGATGCAATATCTGATACTGGTGAGATGGCTAATAATCAAATACTTCAAGGAGAAACAAG TGGACACCCAACCTTCAAATGCCCCCTGTGTCAGGAAGCCAATTTTACCAGACAGCGCTTGCTAGATCACTGTAACAATAGACATCTTTATCAGATCGTTCCTGTG ATCTGTCCTATTTGTGTATCTCTTCCTTGGGCAGATACTAACCAGGTTACTAGAAATCTTGTTAGCCATCTAAATCTAAGACACCGGTTTGACTACGGAGAATTTGTG aaTCTTCAGCTTGATGAAGAAGCTCAATACCAAAATGCAGTTCAAGAATCCTGTCATGTGAACTTTTAA
- the RNF138 gene encoding E3 ubiquitin-protein ligase RNF138 isoform X1, which produces MAEGAAAAPACFSEDDFYCPVCQEVFKTPVRTANCQHVFCRKCFLTAIRESGTHCPLCRGSVTKKERTYPKRALDVENSMKKASGGCRCCEKQVRFSWMRQHYKTCKKYQDEYGVSSIIPNLQISQDATGNSSRSDAISDTGEMANNQILQGETSGHPTFKCPLCQEANFTRQRLLDHCNNRHLYQIVPVICPICVSLPWADTNQVTRNLVSHLNLRHRFDYGEFVNLQLDEEAQYQNAVQESCHVNF; this is translated from the exons ATGGCCGAGGGGgccgcggcggccccggcgtGCTTCAGCGAGGATGATTTTTACTGCCCGGTGTGCCAGGAGGTGTTCAAAACGCCCGTGAGGACCGCCAACTGCCAGCACGT GTTTTGCAGGAAGTGCTTCTTGACAGCTATAAGAGAAAGTGGAACACATTGTCCTCTCTGCCGGGGGAGCGTGACTAAAAAAGAAAGAACGTATCCCAAAAGGGCTCTAGATGTTGAAAACAGTATGAAGAAAGCTTCTGGGGGCTGTAGATGCTGTGAGAAGCAG gttaGATTTTCATGGATGAGACAGCATTATAAAACATGTAAGAAGTATCAGGATGAATATGGTGTTTCTTCAATTATTCCAAACTTACAGATTTCCCAAGATGCAACAGGGAACAG TAGCAGGAGTGATGCAATATCTGATACTGGTGAGATGGCTAATAATCAAATACTTCAAGGAGAAACAAG TGGACACCCAACCTTCAAATGCCCCCTGTGTCAGGAAGCCAATTTTACCAGACAGCGCTTGCTAGATCACTGTAACAATAGACATCTTTATCAGATCGTTCCTGTG ATCTGTCCTATTTGTGTATCTCTTCCTTGGGCAGATACTAACCAGGTTACTAGAAATCTTGTTAGCCATCTAAATCTAAGACACCGGTTTGACTACGGAGAATTTGTG aaTCTTCAGCTTGATGAAGAAGCTCAATACCAAAATGCAGTTCAAGAATCCTGTCATGTGAACTTTTAA